From the genome of Cognaticolwellia beringensis, one region includes:
- the prsT gene encoding XrtA/PEP-CTERM system TPR-repeat protein PrsT — protein sequence MYLINRSKKIIPLLAFTIAVAGCSGQKSDEEYLTLAKASIAQGEANAAIINLKNLLSANAQNVEGRFLLGKSYLNLGLWISAEKELERVYKKGYDTALVIPLLAKAYYHLGDLAGLEALLIQLDSFSEETQAILKTFTAIAYIKEESIEQGIIYLYDVVEVDYDSKYTELSKAWKQGMDNNISQAIATVDSILINSPEFAEAIEYKAYLFFKEQEMAQAAEYFGKYIVLHPQAHELRMMYAMALVYSEKYKAAEQQVDLLLVGLPNNPKLNEMKAQTRFALNDYEQAKRYAEIALRGNNSSVLAKVIAGVSAFQLNQLEVAYSQLNSVSNDLSYQHPAKKLLNALKFQLGYEQDVFAELSNVSNDQVDLETLGISASELFRLGKVAEANALLAKAAETAPDNADVLYQQGALKFFSGDNSAAGYFEKALEKNPELESAMSMLLLERLKVNDFEKALEIANNIAKDNPELSLSYKGIIYVRKNELDNAKKAFEQVLTINENNTGAYFKLGQVYELEKNFEAAIKQYQKSLNLNINLPLVVSALLRIGQDVEHRDSVRSYFEQFVKTNNSEFLSHIYLTAFYIVKGELDTAESIVSQGLVRLPNNIQLLMLKGKVQANNKHYDDAIESFNKVLKLNAFSPETLIAKSNVLELKGSFSDAIEVQKKGVALMPNSPVHKLQLAQLYIKNNDLKNASEILTELQLSDKPNIHIERLIGKVAFLNNDFSKAHHILAEVVKTINSEEVIFQLSTSLQQLNRSVEALAVIERYKKSGKAHNTLDLELKYAELLEKEQPNKALQVYMKILDKSDRHYSMLNNAAMLFLKQGNHQQAINYAREALAAVPDNSSVQNTLGLTLLAVGQNKEAERHLQQASTANQHNANYKVHLAQALFANGKADKAKSSMLNMNSKELNDFTLPRYQALTKILGIN from the coding sequence ATGTACTTAATAAATAGAAGTAAGAAAATCATTCCATTGTTGGCGTTTACGATTGCAGTAGCAGGTTGTAGTGGGCAAAAAAGTGATGAAGAATATTTAACACTCGCTAAAGCGTCCATCGCACAAGGCGAGGCTAACGCAGCGATTATTAACTTAAAAAACCTATTGAGTGCTAATGCACAAAACGTCGAAGGACGATTTTTATTAGGCAAGTCGTACTTAAATCTAGGTTTGTGGATTTCAGCAGAGAAAGAACTGGAGCGTGTTTATAAAAAAGGATATGACACCGCGCTTGTTATCCCTTTATTGGCTAAAGCTTATTATCACTTAGGCGATTTAGCCGGCTTAGAAGCGTTGTTGATTCAGTTGGACTCATTCTCTGAAGAAACTCAAGCGATATTAAAAACTTTTACAGCAATAGCTTACATTAAAGAAGAGAGTATTGAGCAAGGTATTATATATTTATACGATGTAGTTGAAGTTGATTATGACTCTAAATATACCGAGCTCAGTAAAGCGTGGAAGCAGGGGATGGATAATAACATTAGCCAAGCCATTGCCACTGTCGACAGTATTTTAATTAACTCGCCAGAATTTGCAGAAGCGATAGAGTATAAAGCTTACTTGTTCTTTAAAGAGCAAGAGATGGCACAAGCAGCAGAATACTTTGGAAAATATATCGTTTTACATCCTCAAGCACATGAATTACGCATGATGTATGCAATGGCATTAGTGTATTCAGAGAAATATAAAGCTGCAGAGCAGCAAGTTGATTTACTATTGGTGGGGTTACCAAATAATCCTAAGCTTAATGAAATGAAGGCTCAAACTCGCTTCGCCTTGAACGATTATGAGCAAGCCAAGCGATATGCGGAAATTGCGCTTAGGGGTAATAACAGTTCTGTACTTGCTAAAGTTATTGCTGGTGTAAGTGCATTTCAATTAAATCAATTAGAGGTAGCCTATTCACAATTGAATTCAGTAAGTAATGACTTAAGCTACCAGCACCCAGCTAAAAAATTACTGAATGCGCTGAAATTTCAATTAGGTTACGAACAAGATGTTTTTGCAGAGCTGTCTAATGTATCCAATGATCAAGTTGACTTGGAAACATTAGGTATTTCGGCTAGTGAATTATTTAGGTTAGGCAAAGTTGCTGAAGCGAATGCACTCCTGGCTAAGGCGGCTGAAACTGCTCCTGATAATGCTGATGTACTTTATCAACAGGGAGCTTTAAAGTTTTTTTCTGGAGATAATTCTGCAGCAGGTTATTTTGAAAAAGCGTTAGAGAAAAACCCAGAGCTAGAGTCTGCGATGTCGATGCTGTTATTAGAAAGGTTAAAAGTTAATGATTTCGAGAAAGCTCTTGAAATTGCCAATAATATAGCTAAAGACAACCCTGAATTATCACTCTCTTATAAAGGAATAATCTATGTTCGTAAGAACGAGTTAGATAATGCTAAAAAAGCCTTCGAGCAAGTTTTAACGATAAACGAAAATAATACAGGCGCTTACTTCAAGCTTGGCCAAGTGTATGAATTAGAAAAAAACTTTGAGGCTGCGATCAAGCAATATCAAAAATCCCTGAACTTAAATATAAATTTACCATTGGTTGTTTCAGCGCTATTAAGAATAGGGCAAGACGTAGAGCATAGAGATAGTGTGAGAAGTTACTTTGAGCAGTTTGTAAAAACAAATAACAGTGAATTTTTATCGCATATCTATCTAACGGCTTTTTATATTGTAAAAGGTGAATTAGACACTGCTGAGAGTATTGTAAGTCAAGGACTTGTGCGTTTACCTAATAATATTCAGTTGTTGATGCTTAAAGGCAAAGTGCAAGCGAATAATAAACATTATGATGATGCGATTGAAAGCTTTAACAAAGTGCTAAAGTTAAATGCTTTTAGTCCTGAAACTTTGATTGCAAAGTCTAATGTATTAGAGCTTAAAGGAAGTTTTTCTGATGCTATTGAAGTACAGAAAAAGGGTGTTGCGCTAATGCCTAATTCCCCTGTTCATAAGTTACAGCTGGCGCAGTTATATATTAAAAATAATGATTTAAAGAATGCATCAGAAATTTTAACTGAACTACAATTGTCAGACAAACCCAACATTCATATAGAACGTTTAATTGGCAAAGTGGCTTTTTTAAATAATGATTTTTCAAAAGCACATCATATCTTAGCTGAAGTGGTTAAAACAATTAATTCTGAAGAAGTTATATTCCAATTGTCGACATCATTACAACAGTTAAATCGCTCAGTAGAGGCTTTGGCTGTTATCGAACGCTATAAAAAGTCGGGTAAAGCACACAATACTTTAGATTTGGAATTGAAATATGCTGAGTTGTTAGAAAAAGAGCAGCCTAATAAAGCATTGCAAGTTTACATGAAGATATTAGATAAATCTGATCGACATTATTCAATGCTAAATAACGCGGCGATGCTATTCTTGAAACAAGGAAACCATCAACAAGCGATTAATTATGCACGTGAGGCATTAGCTGCAGTGCCGGATAATAGTTCGGTACAAAATACATTGGGATTAACACTTTTAGCCGTTGGCCAAAACAAAGAAGCTGAAAGACATTTACAGCAAGCGTCTACGGCTAATCAACATAATGCTAATTATAAAGTACATTTGGCTCAAGCATTATTTGCTAATGGTAAAGCCGATAAAGCAAAATCGTCAATGCTTAATATGAATAGTAAAGAATTGAATGACTTTACCTTACCTAGGTATCAAGCTTTAACTAAAATACTTGGTATAAACTGA
- a CDS encoding PEP-CTERM/exosortase system-associated acyltransferase, translating into MSDYSIAKHFNQYFKIHFANTKELRQEAYKIRYGVYSSELGWEPENAQKMEIDQCDEYAYHCLLEHRRTGVFAGCIRLIIPPPTDPTKQLPFEANCLQSARKEIVDTTQLPRGSFGEISRLAVLASFRRREKEKNVPFVLNNIKPDTVFTEEERRNFPNIAMGLYLSGIALASLCQHQGMVVMMEPRLNRRLKRFGLPFQQIGDDMDYHGKRAMFYLDEQDFHKELTEQLEELYAIIHKEMAEQIKFVKFGKDTPFNIPDVDLSSHI; encoded by the coding sequence ATGAGTGACTATTCAATTGCCAAACATTTTAATCAATACTTTAAAATTCACTTTGCCAATACAAAAGAGCTAAGACAAGAAGCTTATAAAATTCGTTATGGTGTTTACAGCTCTGAGTTAGGCTGGGAACCTGAAAATGCCCAAAAAATGGAAATCGACCAATGTGATGAGTATGCTTATCACTGCCTTTTAGAGCATCGTCGCACTGGGGTTTTCGCAGGCTGTATTCGATTAATTATACCACCACCAACCGATCCCACAAAGCAATTACCTTTTGAAGCAAATTGTCTGCAAAGTGCCCGAAAAGAAATTGTCGATACAACACAACTACCGCGAGGTAGCTTCGGCGAAATTTCACGCTTAGCGGTATTAGCATCATTTAGAAGGCGTGAAAAAGAAAAAAACGTACCCTTTGTACTTAATAATATTAAGCCCGACACTGTATTCACTGAAGAAGAGCGTCGCAATTTTCCTAATATCGCCATGGGGCTTTATTTAAGTGGTATTGCCTTAGCAAGCTTATGTCAACACCAAGGTATGGTTGTTATGATGGAGCCTCGACTTAATCGACGATTAAAGCGCTTTGGCTTACCGTTTCAACAAATAGGTGATGACATGGACTATCATGGTAAGCGTGCCATGTTCTATTTGGACGAACAAGATTTCCATAAAGAGTTGACTGAACAGCTTGAAGAGTTATACGCCATAATTCATAAAGAGATGGCTGAGCAAATTAAATTTGTTAAATTTGGTAAGGACACTCCATTTAACATTCCAGATGTAGACTTAAGCAGCCACATTTAA
- a CDS encoding PEP-CTERM sorting domain-containing protein, with amino-acid sequence MKKLFTATLVTLAFAGTATADEIYIDNGANYGGNANTAAGDNTTGWKEELKLVYKSNSIVKDVDGDQTISVGDTITSQGGFVGTNAINENFVTAMTPGQTFGGPSNNGYEADWLLSFRFSDLMGTFNGSDFIYSSGTIDWILFDASEGYTGAALGNEVHLFSTTVTGHTSVPGNQQFTGTVGNFGLGMVNGIPVGDMFNIKYGSSSLTLGEYEATTGLPVRFTIDQNTQSPNVTGYNAATQEFTLEGGHNAALQFQVPEPTTLAILGLGLLGFAGASRRKS; translated from the coding sequence ATGAAAAAATTATTTACAGCAACGCTAGTTACTTTAGCTTTCGCAGGCACAGCAACAGCTGACGAAATTTATATCGATAATGGTGCTAATTACGGTGGCAATGCTAATACGGCTGCTGGTGACAACACTACAGGTTGGAAAGAAGAGCTTAAATTAGTTTATAAATCCAACTCAATTGTTAAAGATGTTGATGGTGATCAAACTATAAGTGTTGGTGATACAATCACTTCACAAGGTGGTTTTGTTGGTACTAATGCTATTAATGAAAACTTTGTTACTGCGATGACTCCAGGACAAACTTTCGGTGGACCTAGCAACAATGGTTATGAAGCCGACTGGTTATTAAGCTTTCGTTTCAGCGACCTAATGGGTACTTTTAACGGTTCTGATTTTATTTACAGTTCAGGTACTATTGATTGGATTTTATTTGATGCATCTGAAGGTTATACCGGTGCTGCATTAGGTAATGAAGTTCATTTATTTTCAACTACTGTAACGGGTCATACTTCAGTTCCGGGTAATCAACAATTTACTGGTACTGTTGGTAATTTTGGTCTTGGAATGGTTAATGGTATTCCTGTTGGCGATATGTTTAACATCAAGTATGGTTCATCATCGTTAACCCTTGGAGAGTATGAAGCTACAACCGGTTTACCAGTACGTTTCACTATTGATCAAAATACACAAAGTCCAAATGTGACAGGTTATAACGCAGCAACACAAGAGTTTACTCTTGAAGGTGGGCATAACGCTGCTTTACAATTTCAAGTTCCAGAGCCAACTACTCTAGCTATTTTAGGTTTAGGTTTATTAGGTTTTGCTGGCGCATCACGTCGCAAGTCTTAA
- a CDS encoding ThiF family adenylyltransferase, which produces MFNYEEAFSRNIGWVTDDEQQKLRNTKVAIGGLGGVGGDHAVVLSRLGIGKFNISDLDDYDVANFNRQSGANMSTIGKAKSAVMEETIRGINPEAEITNFNQGISEDNLEEFLQDVDIYIDSLDIFALEIRRKVFRRCYEKGIPTITAAPLGMGTAFLVFMPGKMSFDDYFNIEDPAANATEEEKAEVFADNIVKFVVGVAPACLQRHYLAQRTSVNFFKKKVPSTCMGISLAAGVLCTNALKIILNRGEVICAPRGLHFDAYLNKTVKTWRPFGNRNPLQRYMFKVFKGIIDNSK; this is translated from the coding sequence ATGTTTAATTATGAAGAAGCATTTTCAAGAAATATTGGTTGGGTTACCGACGACGAACAGCAAAAGTTACGTAATACTAAAGTTGCTATTGGCGGATTAGGTGGTGTTGGTGGCGATCATGCAGTGGTGTTATCACGCTTAGGCATAGGTAAATTTAATATTTCGGATTTGGATGATTATGATGTCGCCAACTTTAATCGCCAATCTGGCGCAAACATGTCGACTATTGGTAAAGCTAAATCAGCCGTAATGGAAGAAACTATCCGTGGCATCAATCCTGAAGCTGAAATAACCAACTTTAATCAAGGCATTTCAGAAGATAATTTAGAAGAGTTTTTACAGGATGTTGATATCTACATCGACAGTTTAGATATCTTCGCTTTAGAAATACGTAGAAAGGTTTTTCGACGATGCTATGAAAAAGGTATCCCAACGATTACCGCAGCCCCTCTTGGAATGGGAACTGCTTTCTTGGTCTTCATGCCAGGTAAAATGTCGTTCGATGATTATTTTAACATCGAAGATCCTGCAGCTAATGCTACGGAAGAAGAAAAAGCAGAGGTTTTTGCAGATAATATTGTCAAATTTGTCGTTGGTGTAGCGCCAGCATGTTTACAACGCCATTATCTTGCACAAAGAACCTCAGTTAACTTCTTTAAAAAGAAAGTACCTTCAACATGCATGGGCATTTCTTTAGCAGCAGGTGTACTTTGTACAAATGCTCTTAAAATAATTTTAAACAGGGGCGAGGTTATCTGCGCGCCCCGAGGCTTACACTTTGACGCTTACCTGAATAAAACTGTCAAAACATGGCGTCCTTTTGGCAACAGAAATCCATTACAGCGTTATATGTTTAAAGTCTTTAAAGGTATTATTGATAACAGTAAATAA